TGCTGCATCACCTTTGTAGTTTATGAGAATGTGTCTCGACTCCTTCTGAGACCAACTAAATGAGGCTTAACAGCATGGCTGCAAAGACTCTGAGCTCACGCTGACACTTTGGTGCCATTCGGAAAGAAAAGCAccagactgaaactgaactcTCGGCTCAGTGTACGTGTAATTGTTGTCATGTGAGGagcattcatttgcatttcagAAAGAATCGAAAAGTTGCCAAACTGAGAAACGGAATCAACGTTTTCGTTTTTTTATACAAACTCTCTGTTTTAGAAAAATGTGATGATGTTGAAGATTTTGTATGTTGTCACACATGCCAAAGGACATGCTGCTATCATGttagtctttttttattattattataaaaaaaaaaagatttgtaaGTCAGCATGCCTTGCTCATGTGAGAGGAGGCTGAAATATTATATCATAGTTCTGtttacatttgatgttttttggtttggtttggtttttacTGGCTGAAATTTGAAAAGCTGACTCAAGCAGCAAATCTTCTCAGGTTTCCAGTTTCATGTATGTGAAACATTAGATTGTCTCTTTTAAGTTATTTCTTTATGTGAACAGACAGCAGAAGTTGAGTCCAAACACCAATAGATTTATGCCCAAattcatgcttttgtttagATTATCTTTGTTTCCTGGCAACATATTGTAATGCGTTATATTTGTTAatagtattattattaatacattAAATGTATTACTTTTGTTGCTACATCAAATCAAGTGTGTGGTGCAGTCGCTATACAAGCAGTCATAGAGTTTGAGTTCGCTTCTTTAAAAAGAGGTTACTTTATTAAACAGTAATaatgaacataaacacatcacATGATTACATGTTTTAAATATCATCAGTGTCTTGTCACAATGTCTGTTAAATGCTCACTGTATGTCACCAGCACCCATGAGCAAAGAAGCTACAGTACAAAGTTTATTTCTGGTATACAGACTGACACAGTATCCTTGTTTATAAGTCCGTCGACTAGTATAgtattttaacaaaacataaacacattcaaGTTACCATCAGTGATGCTGTGACCCCTCAGAAAACCATACCTGATCATTTCAGAGGGCCAGATAACATACTGTTACCCTAACAGGACTGGTCCCTCCCTGACatgtaacatttattttattttggcagtTCCTCAATGATAATTCTGGATACTGAATTCCACCCTGTAGATGCGTCACCTCTGGGGTAGTCGGCACAGGTCCCCACCCACACGGCCACGTCCACCAGCCCTGCTTTCACACCCTCACACAGTCCTTCGACTGcaggggaaaaagaagaagacagagcaAATGAATTTCAGGGAACACCCAAACTGTCTCCAGAGATGGAAATTGTTAATAGTTAATTGGAGGACCATGACTTTACCACAGCAGTTAAATTACCACTTGAAAGAACAGGGGAATGCATTCATTCGCTctcttgcagagagttagatgagaagattgataccactctttGTCTAGTAaacgttagcttagcttagatAAACTGCCGCTAGAgctagcagccagttagcttagcttagcacaaaaactgaaaactgggAAACAACTAGCTTGTCTCAATCATAATATAACGTAATGGAAAAGGGGAGCCACCTGCCAGGGCTAAAATGTTGAGAAttgggagcagagagagagagaacagagaaatcTTAATGAATTTTCTGCTTCTGGATAAGAAATATATCAGCACATGTGCCTTAAACTACACACGTGtatatatacagagtcagccaaaataatgtatacacatgcatgtttattttttcctgatgtgtgtatacattattttggctgactccgtacatatatataaatatatgctGCTGGCTCTAGCTGCAGTTTATCTAACATCCAGTACAGTATACTTGGCAAGAAAGGGAATAAATGTACTCCCCAAAATATAGAACATCTGCTTTAAACTGTTACTTTATAAAGCAcgggaaaaaaatgttgttggtTCAGGCTGTTTATTACGCAACAAAGACTGAGTGGAGTTGTACCTGAGGACGTTCTGTGGATGTTGATGGTTGAGTTGAGCTCAGGACTTCCTTGGTCTAAATAGATGATGGACTCTATGGGCAGGGGTCCTGTGCATTCTGCTCCATTGAAGGTGAAGTACCACCTCTGGCAGCATGCGTTCTTACACTTGAGCCTGAGGGAGCCACTGAAGAGGACTCTGAGAGCGCTGTCTGAACGCAGCTTGGTGAATGTACAGTCCTGAAACACAGCATGGAGAACTTTCACGCACACTTTCATGCATTGTGGTGGTTGTTAATGTGCTTTGCTGAGTTTGTAAAATGATTCAAACGGGCACCCACAGATTGTAAGAAGTACGTCAGTTGCTGCATCCAGACACTTACAGCTACTTTACCCAGGTCGATCCCATAATTCAGAGAGTTCCAGGCACACTGCTTGTAGTTGGGCCTCCAGGGCTCCTCGAAGATCTCATTAACACACTCGCCTTTCTCGCCTTTGAGCCCGTCACGGCCAGGGATGCCCGGCGTCCCCGGGATGCCGTTGGTTCCAGGGTTACCGTCTCTGCCAGGGGTGCCTGACGGCCCCTGCAAGCAGCTGCCATACTgaaagaacagagga
This sequence is a window from Scatophagus argus isolate fScaArg1 chromosome 9, fScaArg1.pri, whole genome shotgun sequence. Protein-coding genes within it:
- the LOC124064848 gene encoding collagen triple helix repeat-containing protein 1-like isoform X2, which produces MMSPLVARLLLLLCLALPLYGVEKYGSCLQGPSGTPGRDGNPGTNGIPGTPGIPGRDGLKGEKGECVNEIFEEPWRPNYKQCAWNSLNYGIDLGKVADCTFTKLRSDSALRVLFSGSLRLKCKNACCQRWYFTFNGAECTGPLPIESIIYLDQGSPELNSTINIHRTSSVEGLCEGVKAGLVDVAVWVGTCADYPRGDASTGWNSVSRIIIEELPK
- the LOC124064848 gene encoding collagen triple helix repeat-containing protein 1-like isoform X3; protein product: MMSPLVARLLLLLCLALPLYGVEKVRNRGYRKDPDADKCTGNDAEKPNCTRQSEEGRSTYLNNMYGSCLQGPSGTPGRDGNPGTNGIPGTPGIPGRDGLKGEKGECVNEIFEEPWRPNYKQCAWNSLNYGIDLGKVADCTFTKLRSDSALRVLFSGSLRLKCKNACCQRWYFTFNGAECTGPLPIESIIYLDQGSPELNSTINIHRTSSVEGLCEGVKAGLVDVAVWVGTCADYPRGDASTGWNSVSRIIIEELPK
- the LOC124064848 gene encoding collagen triple helix repeat-containing protein 1-like isoform X1, giving the protein MMSPLVARLLLLLCLALPLYGVEKVRNRGYRKDPDADKYGSCLQGPSGTPGRDGNPGTNGIPGTPGIPGRDGLKGEKGECVNEIFEEPWRPNYKQCAWNSLNYGIDLGKVADCTFTKLRSDSALRVLFSGSLRLKCKNACCQRWYFTFNGAECTGPLPIESIIYLDQGSPELNSTINIHRTSSVEGLCEGVKAGLVDVAVWVGTCADYPRGDASTGWNSVSRIIIEELPK